TTAACATATATTGCTAAATATCATTAAGTAATGTCTCTGAATATGGCCACCATATTCAGAGACATTcacaatttaattaatattttgttACTGTTGTTTCCTACtgtgaatgcatagtaaatggaaTTTGTAATCTTTTTTTCTGTGTAAACAAAATTACATATAGAATTAATTATGATTCATATACTCTGCTCTATAAGAGATGATAGGAAATTTGCCCAGGATACGACTTCCCATAATCCTCGGCCAACCCCGTGAGCCGTAATTATGCATAACCAAAGACATGAAATAACTTTGCAAGAAGTTCATTCAGGACCATTGTGGTGCGTACCTGTCTCTGGTGTTATCTACAAAACTCTTTTTTTTTGTTCTCCCTATTCCTTATACCTCCTCCCCTTCCCTTATTTGTATGTTAGCTTGGGTGCGAGCCGTGACTGTTCACTCATATTGTTGCCGCTTCGGAAATAAAACTAATGTTTGCAAGATTTAGTTAAAAATCGATTTATACTGCATCCCTAAGTTTATTTGTATTATGACTTATGCCTTCGACTTTTGTACTACGTCGATTATTATGTTATCACATATATTACTTACtaacatataataatatttattatatatttgataaatgtttaaataaataatattttattaatttcattaattaattaatgttaattGTATAGTTGATGGATTATAACGATCAATTTGGAATATggtattttattattttgattaattgattatattaatatttaattgattatattatattaatattaattaatactagtttattttattaattgaaatagattattaattaattgattaattgatacTTATATTCGCaataattaacaagtatatatgtATTGATATATTAGTCCATACATCAATTATGGGTTCGTGACAGTCCAcccctcccaaatttgcttgtcctcaagcaatctagGATGAGAAGTGATCTCTTCGCCTACCCAAGAAACATCTTCTTTTGGTAAACCTTTCCATTTTACTAAGTATTCTGGAATAGTCCCGTTTCTTAGTCTTTTTTCACGTTTATCCAAGATCACTTCAAGTTCCAAAATaagtttcccttcatcatctagtGGCGGCAATTCGACACAAGGGCTGACTTGTTGCCCAATGACCCTTTTAAGCCTAGATACATGAAAGATGTTGTGAATCCTGCTATTCCCGGGTAGTTCTAACTCATAGGCTACTTCGCCTATCCTCCCTACGACCTTGTATAGTCCATAGAATCTCGGCTTTAGCTTCTCTGCACTGCTTACCTTAAGAGATGATTGCTTATATGGTTGTAATCTCAAAAATACTAGATCACCGATTTTGAAAGATCTTTCCATGCGCTTACGATCAACATATATCTTTTGTTGATTCTGAGCATGGTGGAGACTGTCTTTGAGAGTGTTCATAATATCAATGCTTTGCTGGATGAAATCTTTGGCCCTTGGTACTTTGCTTCCCTGAGTGATCAAATCTTTGAATGTGGTGGCCTCATATCCATATAATGCCTTAAATGGACTCATCCTGATAGACATATGATAGGTGGTATTATAATAATATTCCCCTAAATGTAGCCATTTGATCCATGCATTATGTTGTCTTGTTacatagtgtatatggtgaaaatggattaacaatattgaaagactaaatgaattcaaccacaaaacccttgcctaacaacaacaaagatccaccataacatatgaagattacctaatacaatgcaaatcaaatgaaatcacaaagattataccatcacatgtccaatagggtttgaatctccattcttcctatctctattgatcttgcttggtatatttgctctcagattttatgtgcacaagagctcaacaaataacggaaatgtggttgcaagtaggcttgattgcatatgcaagttcgaaagcgtagtcggggctgaatgcatagtgagggtaatcaattgattaggatgcatagattgattagggtttgataatgaaggaagcatctccttatatagaagacactataagaaatggagggataagattgagaggtgtaaaagaggtcggctatgattagagggtgggtagagaaaataataaaataatgaaagggtaggtagtatatgaattaagagatgaatgacatgtgtcataggtagaaaaggctaatgaattaattaaataaataaagatttatttaattaatagaagaagtgggatcaattaaataaataagatatttatttaatttaggaaaaggataatttaaataaataaatgtatttatttaaatgagaaataaggctagaagaggataaatgaatgaattaaataaataaggatttatttaattaatagaagaattaggctaaaataattaaataaataaagatatttatttagttagattggacaatttcaggtgtctacattttgcccctctttgagacaatgtagcttgtcgcgttgtttcaaagaagataatatgaactgatacaaagttgccccaagatgggaatgatatgcccccttgagagattggatgaaaatgtctgaaaagattgcagacaatctctcgataagagagaaaggctagaatggacggaccagatagagtgacagagtcacgggataatgaagattgactcgagagacgagggctagggtagtctataagatagactatgagggaaaaacatcctcattgtcatctacacatccaagagatcagagtgcagagagagaatagagcagcaacagtcaataGCGATGGCATTGATGCATAGATTtgatcgtgttcgccgatttcagaggccagtagacgcaggagagccggtaagtaccgcaaaaacctccttgtactttgtcgcaataaatgttatcattaatgcatgttaggtagcacatttAATGCACTTTAGATATGTCTAGAAAAATGTTAAGGCACGTCTGCGTTAGTGCCAGGCTCGGCTAGGTTGGCTAGGTGCATCtgcgtttgtgccaggcgcgtctatgctgggaaaagtgTATGTGCCAGATGCGAGCACGTTTGCgttgtgcaggcgcgtttgtgaaatgtgggtATGTCTATGTAGGACAGGCGCGTCtctgcagagcataggcacgtttgtgtattTCAGGTGTGTCTGTGTAGAGCCAACATgtttgtgcagtctttaagcgcgtttatgtcatgaaggcgcgttcatgtcaaaaatgtgcatttatgtcttctagggcaaatcgacagttctatgatgaacatatgctgtcgattggataagctgttgagaggatacactcaagcaggtcctctagggaagactaggatagatcgagacactttgtgatgaacaatgagtaccaagacatagtactttgtgatgaataggaagtactaaaaagagcagcactttgtgatagtactttgtgatgaacagggagtaccactaggataaatagcaacactttgtgatgaacagtgagtgtcactaggatagaagcaacactttgtgatgaatagtgagtgtcactaggatagaagcaacactttgtgatgaagagggaatgccactatgactgacacgatCGAtatgtttgactgcaggagtatctacctatgctggagtcacgggagagattcccatcaactcagaggttatgactagagctgacatttgaggatagagccacgattgaggttatgggtttgcgacgtattttgtatgtgcctgagttctaggtgaacatggggttgctgactgcgctcgctgagagatggcactcagagatttgcagttttcatttgccgatgggtgagatgacagtcaccttggaggatgtgtataggatattgcggatactgatcgatggggagttgataccctatgatcgagatggagacagggaggccctgagacaagtgttccgggatccgggactggagatgagggttggacatgtggcttgggataccatgacatggataggattagcactactagcAGTACTGACatgagtgattagtgggttcctctgtccggataggatGACATGAGGGGTGGCTACAGAGGAAAccggggccaggagagatgatcttggggcaggtccttccagggctcagactttgTCGAGGCCAGCcagctttgagggagggagttcatcatagccatagagggctccctatgtatcaattttgtaccattttatatgatgatgtagacaccttcgggtgattgtagccatatgattttgacatcattgtatcatgacacttatgattttcgatatatatatatatatatatgagattcatccttgcggcagctatatgcatgtgtacctatgtgatgttgctttgatgtgatttatgatgatgattgatatggatatgtttttaaatgttatgtatgatgcaaatgcgaatgtatgaaatgcaaatgactattttcatgatgaaaatgtaagattgcttaacatgtgttgtgtgtagaatgtgatgcaattgtgatatctatatgtatgcatgaaatgcttaatatgtgataatgcaggtgcaactacatgaaatgcaaatgtttttggtgtgtcattatactcagtcgtgtgatagcaggctacatagactcaagaagaacgatggaagtcaatcaagaaaaggggatggaagatagaagatatgaaagtgaaagagcttcttgtgcgttatcatcattgagctttattatggcaagtaggttatgacaatcgaggcatatgtttgacccagaaagtcattgtacctatttgcatggagataagacagtctcaaacaaggaatgccccagttcacactagactctcagtgtcctcatatccttggacaagtcatagcattactaagagacaatccacagacaacaaaagaaaaataggtgacgataccctatcctcgcctttctagtcaaagacatcctagagatagaatctctagtcaaagacatcccgaaaaagctaaaagacatgtcaccaaaagattaaataaaaaagaaaaccaagacttgacaccaacatccactgtagtcctcaagtttagtgtctcttgtcacttgtataagtcttatttgattgtggtcacaatgtttactttcacaaaaaggatagatagcactagaccataatgttgtctgagtctgttgaaagatttgatttgttgaagcccactgttgctgctgtgtctcatctgaaactgactgaatccatgaaactgatactttattgcggagaggacgaaactttattgcggattggcgatgtagatgttgctttattgtggattgtgcgcggatagactgaagaaaagtggaagaaactgtactcctcggaacatgtgatgctctcagttccacacccattactagatgtaggatttgccttagccacagataggacctgatttattatggatggaaagggatgaaaaggaatgtttattatgaatggcgaaccaatcttgggtagatcaataacaagccatgatgggaatgtgtaagtttattatgaatgaataggccgtgagtgtgtgcaaagtgaaaggatgagatggaatcctgaaggagggagaagcaatgtctctacgcatggcgtcggtgacccagttttcaccatggtacttgcccagggtgccaccaaagtgattttcaccgttggacgaaattatttctctttttcaattttttttgtgtcacaaggcgcctgtttcctaggttttcaccaagtaacgattttttttaatttattttatgactttttttgtattttgaattttttgaatttttttgtatttttaaatttttatgatttttttttgtatttttgaattaggatactctgaagagctatgtgtaaaacctgtgaaggtgcatgttgttgataggatcctccaaaggttcaccctctgtggttgagagctaatatgcaccaaatccatagactattgtaatgatgtaaggaccaagccagtttgattcgaacttgcccttcttctctctgtcttactgatttttaagattttctttgagaaccaaggcacccatttcaaatgtgtgaggcttaaccttatgattgtaactgtaaCATTCCTTGAccgaatgatgtgtatctcgagtgactgtcttccttgatgaagaaactgagatagaattactagtgagtggactacacaggcccgtatgtgtgtcacctgaagaattttgggcatccctgataacaaagtccttcaaggaagctccattaaagatccatgatgtatcgccaaaaggggatggatgcatggaacaagtggatgagtgatgaaggcttatgattgcgaaaaaaagtgaaagtaggatagcatgatggagacttaaaatcaacaagtgtgctttttgacttaaaattttagaacttttgcccccagttattttgatattaggggagatcaactcttgttctttttgcttcataggatttttatccttgcctttgatttttttagagtccaatagcttttgattttgatttggactaaaggacttttctttatttttgacttgtagatttttcttttcaaagcttgatttttgatccccaataagtaagggcttttgtgattcttgttgatccaagtctggaagcggagtggaaatggaatgagtggatgatatggtaaagctatgtgatttcttaagagggttggcgatacactcaatagattcttcgctggaaccactcttaggactaatgatatcaagagttgcttgcaccactagaggagatttgcattcagacttagtagccacaacactaggtggttcacacctaattcctttcaaattgtttatagattgttcatgtcgactgaataccttaggatatagtgggagttgatcaacatgaaagatatactcaccacatcccaggtctttaatcttgaacttttctttgatctcttcttgttttgatgtcgaagctttcaaggattctagatccacatatgctgaagatggaatagcctctcgattgactgggattgttatttctaatccaggtcgcagattgttgcaatatatgaatggatttgggtcaactttgacggtcacttcaactccattgtgtggaaacttgatgcatcgatgatatgtagatgggactgcgctcatttcatgaatccatgggcgtcctagcaatatgttgtatgtgagatccaggtcaaggaattgacaaaccacatcttttgtaactggccctgctttgagaggtaaggtgattgtgcccttggatgaatgctcttcatcatcatatgctttgatggtaattttgtttgtagcattcacaactttgtctaaatatcccaattgtttaatagtgctcaatgtacaaatgtttagacctactcctccatctattaggactcattttattcgatgtttgtgtatgaaggcttcaatgtgtaaaggtgcattatgtggctgacttacagaggcgtcatcggcttgtatgaatgtaagggagtgtggaacggaaaggtatcccaccatggcttgaaactggtccacgttcagaccagtggggacaacagtgtctctcaaaattttatcaagaatggctttatgtgtgggggatatgcgtaggagctcaaggatggagatgagcgcgggtgtcttccctaactgttctacaaggtcatactcaggcttggttgatgaggaagcggtgtttttagctggagcaccttgtaaagtgaatttaccttgacgggttgtaacatgacattcagaggtaggttcagaagaagatccaatgccttttaggacaatcttgggtctttgtgtagaattctcaagcgttttgtccttgatgataatggtagagacataattgtccatcgaaatgtgattgaccgttgaatcatagttataatatgctctggtatagttggtctaatcatctatggctttagcttttcctttgtcatgttttgggaatggttccttaaatatttcatgttcttgattggatgagtgtccctcgatctcaatgtcgcctctatcaatgagatcttgtataatgttcttcagtcgatgacaatttcctattttatgtcccttgctcttatgaaattcacaatattcatcatcattccaccaatttggtttgacctttggctcatatggaggcaaatctggaattgttattattttgtttgccactagctttttgaaaaccgactcaagtggttctcccaatggggtgtacttccatcgtgatttggaagttgtttgagtattcacttgattttttgtagagcttgatctgaaAAAAATGATCTTCGGACGTACTAtattagcatccacaacaccaccattgactatgtttttgtttttattccaaaatcttgacttgtcttttcctttaaagtcatctttgttttccttgaatatcttaatgactccttgttcaattaggaccttctctgttgctaagcctttttcaatgacgtccttgaaggtggacaaacaagctttccttagatcatagccaatgtctttgttaacattttgggtgaacatttctaccatttgtttttgtggaatttcacaagagcatctgctggctagattcctccatctttgtaaaaatgatgaaaaagattctccgtccttttgcttggtattgcacaaagtagtgactgatatgtatatctttatgttgtatgagaaatgttggataaatgcctctgctagatcaccccatgacttaattccaggtggaagttgggagaaccattccatagcttgatcacctaagctctatgggaataatctcatcaaatatgtctcttctgctactacctcaatgcaagctatgaaaaactatcttatgtgtgccttaggatctccttttcctctgtacttatcaaacttaggtgtcacaaagtgtgtaggaaatggaggcattggaatgcttttgtcaaatggataaggacatatgtctctcattgcgtaagttggcttcggtgtatttatgtcctccattttcttttgtaagtccctgatttgttgctccaaattgctcttaggtggagactaacttcttggaccataccccatgcctgaaccaccaggtgtaggaggagaatgttgcatatatggatggtattgatcatacacatgttcatatggaggaggtctataatgatgttgcttatgcatataaggaccacttggtatagagtcatggtgaggaatggaatatttgctttgtccatgtataccatactctataggcatgtcatgagtttgttctagtgtgttgcccccaaatttgacatggggtttccttgtgtccaagttttgagcatgcctttgaatatccaatttctttggtggttgatccttagcattagtatgtggttgagcatatttttctacataggacttccataatggtctgcgaaggtgagtatcatatgcttgaccatgtgtgtaagggacctctagtttttgaaacaaagatgatggtgattcaggtaccatatgtggtcctctattgcctccactattaggcctcctttgatccatgttggagtgagtttgttgcaaaggtcgattttccattatttgagacatgtcaaaatcatgaggtatcttggctccactttgtgccatcatttgtaagaaatattgtctatccctcctcattatttcctcaaccaatcgattgaaacggggatccataatggagtcttccacttctgctgaatgtattgaaatgttgtccatattgtcattgtgtgtatcattgttgtttatagtgtctgtgtgctcaacatttggaatgtttctataggcatccatgtcaggtaatgtagtatgatcagaattgaaaaagacatcattgtcatactcataggcactcatgtttgtggactcttgagcctctttagtttctctcttagatttttgggaacgagtttcaaccatgaactaggtattgaccaagatgtgtgagactagatgaaaatggaaaagagtatggaagaacaagagttggatggaatgtaaatgaatctgaagtttacttgcaatgtccaaagtgtaagaccaagtatgtatgtagtagagtaggtgtggcttccaaagagatgatagtttctcttgatgaggtaagttgaccttgactctaagtaagaccaaatgagactcaaaggtgatagaccttgatgagggaccacttagcaaaatgttgttgtatgtaatgtgttgacaaagtacaatgaggacaagtaagtgaccttttgactcaagtttagacaaatgtgtatgtaatgtaaggtgtaaagcaatgatggaatttgtgagacccaaagaccggttgaatgctagatgaaaacccgaagagataacctaggaagctcaataagtctgaaattgattgctcttgtttgttggactgtaaatttttccaatttgtgaagttgctttgttgtgaccaaatctaaatgttttgactatttttcgtgacaagaggacacaatgatgatgaagactcaatgtttgcaagtgtttagactcaaaatgactcaaagaaaagtgtgttgtttgatgtaaaaaattgttttgcatacacttgaagacacaaaagacacaatgttttgctgtttggtatTGAacgtttgattgttcaaaataagtcaagcacaattcttatggctggccaggacaatagttgttgatcccacatggagtttcccctgaggctacgctattcagagcggatacttagatgcttgaccccattggctccacccttgacactcacttcttggggcagccaagcatcagtccccacgaaaattcctcgtggcaaactttgtatctctactaagaaccgtatgtgtgtgggccgctaccagaggtccgacctcctgcccaacaactagaaggattttggcttctaaaacaaaaaggtgctagtaagggcatccgctcgtgtggccatacatgcggcactttcagctctgtaaatacaaaaggctcccagccggtaggggttacgccctacaaatgatcaaataaatttgatcaaacgggtttacggggagacatagtgtcggtatgaactaatcaacacacgctattcatagttttcaccatgaatacaattatttatagtggtttggaagaagatggcttttcttttgctaccacttgggtcattctctcctcactagtagtcctaatgaccacacggggagacagaccctctaaagattaaacaataagagcctattgctcaagacacaaaagacaatggttcaattttagtgcaccaattgaagtgtttgttaatctatgaaaataaggcacacaataaagatcaaaagaaaatccttgtcaaggttttgcaacaaatatttgttagtagtttggattgtttcaaatgatcaccccttcctgcaagcacacaagttaggtaaattttagatccaaaagactttgtgaaataggggccttcaacaatgcattttgttgac
The nucleotide sequence above comes from Cryptomeria japonica chromosome 11, Sugi_1.0, whole genome shotgun sequence. Encoded proteins:
- the LOC131068857 gene encoding uncharacterized protein LOC131068857, which encodes MSPFKALYGYEATTFKDLITQGSKVPRAKDFIQQSIDIMNTLKDSLHHAQNQQKIYVDRKRMERSFKIGDLVFLRLQPYKQSSLKVSSAEKLKPRFYGLYKVVGRIGEVAYELELPGNSRIHNIFHVSRLKRVIGQQVSPCVELPPLDDEGKLILELEVILDKREKRLRNGTIPEYLVKWKGLPKEDVSWVGEEITSHPRLLEDKQIWEGWTVTNP